A region from the Panicum hallii strain FIL2 chromosome 1, PHallii_v3.1, whole genome shotgun sequence genome encodes:
- the LOC112876522 gene encoding N-alpha-acetyltransferase 35, NatC auxiliary subunit isoform X2 produces the protein MEASSSSSAAAAPSLPPPHSLPTSSDQGVWADASPLLAAACRDLQDGELVHGENFSLFAAMSALEIMDPKMDSGIERSGYNSIEEAIEDGVAPVPLSLDRTVDVQRSIDVMDHLFSCEATWHKGHTLAQTVFTCIYLMRMERTSSHAVLNSFCRTLRATCNGVISVVSTARTHEEEDLFTMSFGLPLRDEQDDKCLSILNSVEETISRQLRACKAQALSKKKTLEDLESLQDKPDLEEDYCRALLCRLRFRKHFYHVVMSMRKPHGRGLELARKHVASCLNELSLMLKSREFLKSQSNIMLQDDENCTTASGCQPVGFDVSLNSRLLSPTPPRAVKVLSWSNAIRYFEKLLHDLDVICALSLDPVLENVLHFIVQFQKSVPDLVPRAFLQTLLVQDGKLYGQNLFSDVISRALSLPDIIGDKEFQMNEFVVQLGQLVINLLKILCTNTAWQRRKLGKSLQDWSTISMQLELALKREFGETRNVLHHENMCMRVSKQLLIWTQEHAYWVASRFLTLGFELDLYSPGEYCMVYWYMYVVFTKLIEKMQLRVLASNETSRRKGKKKKDHSKDSARDMTFSSSCLLLQCYVLLSEGLSMMLAVLRNESRSCQLPSIFNTEQERFMQHFDLLQKARVPEHISYYSFKESSSRAGITDLVKYNFFKEIQKITPSLRGSFASEPEKLVELRRIEQVAEHNRIALNIISQVGPGDPSLRVSFEFTHHPHFAVAIVKRS, from the exons ATGGAGGCGAGCTCCTCGTCCTCtgcggccgccgcgccgtcgctaCCACCGCCTCACTCCCTACCCACCTCCAGCGACCAAGGCGTATGGGCTGACGCCTCaccgctcctcgccgccgcgtgCCGTG ATCTCCAGGATGGGGAACTTGTACATGGGGAGAACTTTAGCCTGTTTGCAGCAATGTCGGCATTGGAA ATAATGGATCCAAAAATGGATTCTGGAATAGAGAGAAGTGGATATAACTCCATTGAAGAGGCCATTGAAGATGGTGTTGCCCCAGTCCCTCTTAGCTTGGACAGGACAGTTGATGTTCAACGCTCTATTGATGTCATGGATCATCTTTTCTCATGTGAG GCAACATGGCACAAGGGGCATACTCTGGCTCAGACTGTATTTACATGTATATACCTTATGAGAATGGAGAGAACTTCATCACATGCTGTATTAAATAGCTTTTGCAGGACTTTGCGCGCTACTTGTAATGGCGTCATTTCTGTGGTTTCTACTGCTCGAACTCATGAG GAAGAGGATCTCTTCACTATGTCTTTTGGGCTGCCTTTGAGAGATGAGCAGGATGATAAATGCTTGTCAATTCTAAACTCAGTTGAAGAGACAATATCTCGTCAATTACGTGCATGTAAAGCCCAAGCATTGTCCAAGAAAAAAACTCTAGAAG ATCTTGAATCCCTGCAGGATAAACCTGATCTGGAAGAGGATTACTGCAGAGCTCTGTTATGCAGATTACGTTTTCGTAAG CATTTCTACCATGTTGTTATGAGCATGAGGAAACCTCATGGAAGAGGATTGGAGTTGGCCCGAAAGCATGTTGCTTCATGCTTGAATGAGCTTAGTTTGATGCTCAAGTCTCGGGAGTTTCTCAAGTCCCAGTCCAACATTATGTTACAAGATGATGAAAACTGCACCACAGCATCTGGCTGTCAACCAGTTGGCTTTGATGTTAGCTTAAACAGCAGACTTTTGAGTCCCACACCGCCACGCGCTGTTAAAGTACTTAGCTGGAGCAAT GCAATCAGGTATTTTGAGAAGCTTCTGCATGATCTTGATGTCATTTGTGCTTTGTCGCTCGATCCTGTGCTTGAGAATGTGCTTCACTTTATTGTACAGTTCCAAAAATCTGTACCagatttggttcctagagcatTTCTTCAG ACTTTGTTGGTCCAAGATGGCAAGCTTTATGGGCAAAACTTGTTCTCTGATGTAATTTCAAGGGCGTTATCATTACCCGACATTATAGGCGATAAGGAATTTCAGATGAATGAGTTTGTAGTGCAGCTAGGTCAG TTGGTTATCAACTTGCTCAAAATTCTTTGTACAAACACTGCATGGCAACGGCGCAAGCTTGGGAAGAGTTTGCAGGATTGGAGTACTATTTCCATGCAG TTGGAGCTTGCATTGAAAAGAGAGTTCGGTGAAACTAGAAATGTCTTGCACCATGAG AATATGTGCATGAGAGTATCGAAGCAACTTCTTATTTGGACTCAGGAACATGCGTACTGGGTTGCTTCTCGGTTTCTTACGTTGGGTTTCGAACTTGACCTATATTCTCCAGGCGAATACTGTATGGTGTACTGGTATATGTATGTGGTGTTCACAAAGCTAATAGAAAAGATGCAGTTACGAGTCCTTGCTAGTAACGAAACCT CAcgaagaaaagggaaaaagaagaaggatcaTTCAAAGGACTCGGCACGGGATATGACATTTTCATCTTCTTGTTTATTGCTTCAATGCTATGTTTTGCTGTCAGAAGGACTCTCGATG ATGCTAGCTGTCCTCAGAAACGAAAGTAGGTCATGCCAATTACCAAGTATCTTTAACACTGAACAAGAG AGATTCATGCAGCATTTTGATCTCCTTCAGAAAGCTCGAGTGCCTGAGCACATTTCCTACTATAGCTTTAAGGAATCATCTTCCCGGGCAGGCATAACG GATCTGGTGAAATACAATTTCTTCAAGGAAATTCAGAAGATCACCCCCTCCCTAAGGGGTAGCTTTGCAAGTGAACCAGAAAAGCTTGTGGAGCTCCGGCGGATAGAGCAGGTGGCTGAGCACAACAGGATAGCCCTAAACATTATCAGCCAAGTTGGACCAGGCGATCCATCTCTGAGGGTCTCGTTTGAGTTTACACACCACCCTCACTTTGCAGTGGCAATTGTGAAGCGATCATGA
- the LOC112876522 gene encoding N-alpha-acetyltransferase 35, NatC auxiliary subunit isoform X1, with the protein MEASSSSSAAAAPSLPPPHSLPTSSDQGVWADASPLLAAACRDLQDGELVHGENFSLFAAMSALEIMDPKMDSGIERSGYNSIEEAIEDGVAPVPLSLDRTVDVQRSIDVMDHLFSCEATWHKGHTLAQTVFTCIYLMRMERTSSHAVLNSFCRTLRATCNGVISVVSTARTHEEEDLFTMSFGLPLRDEQDDKCLSILNSVEETISRQLRACKAQALSKKKTLEDLESLQDKPDLEEDYCRALLCRLRFRKHFYHVVMSMRKPHGRGLELARKHVASCLNELSLMLKSREFLKSQSNIMLQDDENCTTASGCQPVGFDVSLNSRLLSPTPPRAVKVLSWSNAIRYFEKLLHDLDVICALSLDPVLENVLHFIVQFQKSVPDLVPRAFLQTLLVQDGKLYGQNLFSDVISRALSLPDIIGDKEFQMNEFVVQLGQLVINLLKILCTNTAWQRRKLGKSLQDWSTISMQLELALKREFGETRNVLHHENMCMRVSKQLLIWTQEHAYWVASRFLTLGFELDLYSPGEYCMVYWYMYVVFTKLIEKMQLRVLASNETSRIFKCSARRKGKKKKDHSKDSARDMTFSSSCLLLQCYVLLSEGLSMMLAVLRNESRSCQLPSIFNTEQERFMQHFDLLQKARVPEHISYYSFKESSSRAGITDLVKYNFFKEIQKITPSLRGSFASEPEKLVELRRIEQVAEHNRIALNIISQVGPGDPSLRVSFEFTHHPHFAVAIVKRS; encoded by the exons ATGGAGGCGAGCTCCTCGTCCTCtgcggccgccgcgccgtcgctaCCACCGCCTCACTCCCTACCCACCTCCAGCGACCAAGGCGTATGGGCTGACGCCTCaccgctcctcgccgccgcgtgCCGTG ATCTCCAGGATGGGGAACTTGTACATGGGGAGAACTTTAGCCTGTTTGCAGCAATGTCGGCATTGGAA ATAATGGATCCAAAAATGGATTCTGGAATAGAGAGAAGTGGATATAACTCCATTGAAGAGGCCATTGAAGATGGTGTTGCCCCAGTCCCTCTTAGCTTGGACAGGACAGTTGATGTTCAACGCTCTATTGATGTCATGGATCATCTTTTCTCATGTGAG GCAACATGGCACAAGGGGCATACTCTGGCTCAGACTGTATTTACATGTATATACCTTATGAGAATGGAGAGAACTTCATCACATGCTGTATTAAATAGCTTTTGCAGGACTTTGCGCGCTACTTGTAATGGCGTCATTTCTGTGGTTTCTACTGCTCGAACTCATGAG GAAGAGGATCTCTTCACTATGTCTTTTGGGCTGCCTTTGAGAGATGAGCAGGATGATAAATGCTTGTCAATTCTAAACTCAGTTGAAGAGACAATATCTCGTCAATTACGTGCATGTAAAGCCCAAGCATTGTCCAAGAAAAAAACTCTAGAAG ATCTTGAATCCCTGCAGGATAAACCTGATCTGGAAGAGGATTACTGCAGAGCTCTGTTATGCAGATTACGTTTTCGTAAG CATTTCTACCATGTTGTTATGAGCATGAGGAAACCTCATGGAAGAGGATTGGAGTTGGCCCGAAAGCATGTTGCTTCATGCTTGAATGAGCTTAGTTTGATGCTCAAGTCTCGGGAGTTTCTCAAGTCCCAGTCCAACATTATGTTACAAGATGATGAAAACTGCACCACAGCATCTGGCTGTCAACCAGTTGGCTTTGATGTTAGCTTAAACAGCAGACTTTTGAGTCCCACACCGCCACGCGCTGTTAAAGTACTTAGCTGGAGCAAT GCAATCAGGTATTTTGAGAAGCTTCTGCATGATCTTGATGTCATTTGTGCTTTGTCGCTCGATCCTGTGCTTGAGAATGTGCTTCACTTTATTGTACAGTTCCAAAAATCTGTACCagatttggttcctagagcatTTCTTCAG ACTTTGTTGGTCCAAGATGGCAAGCTTTATGGGCAAAACTTGTTCTCTGATGTAATTTCAAGGGCGTTATCATTACCCGACATTATAGGCGATAAGGAATTTCAGATGAATGAGTTTGTAGTGCAGCTAGGTCAG TTGGTTATCAACTTGCTCAAAATTCTTTGTACAAACACTGCATGGCAACGGCGCAAGCTTGGGAAGAGTTTGCAGGATTGGAGTACTATTTCCATGCAG TTGGAGCTTGCATTGAAAAGAGAGTTCGGTGAAACTAGAAATGTCTTGCACCATGAG AATATGTGCATGAGAGTATCGAAGCAACTTCTTATTTGGACTCAGGAACATGCGTACTGGGTTGCTTCTCGGTTTCTTACGTTGGGTTTCGAACTTGACCTATATTCTCCAGGCGAATACTGTATGGTGTACTGGTATATGTATGTGGTGTTCACAAAGCTAATAGAAAAGATGCAGTTACGAGTCCTTGCTAGTAACGAAACCT CACGTATTTTCAAATGTTCAGCAcgaagaaaagggaaaaagaagaaggatcaTTCAAAGGACTCGGCACGGGATATGACATTTTCATCTTCTTGTTTATTGCTTCAATGCTATGTTTTGCTGTCAGAAGGACTCTCGATG ATGCTAGCTGTCCTCAGAAACGAAAGTAGGTCATGCCAATTACCAAGTATCTTTAACACTGAACAAGAG AGATTCATGCAGCATTTTGATCTCCTTCAGAAAGCTCGAGTGCCTGAGCACATTTCCTACTATAGCTTTAAGGAATCATCTTCCCGGGCAGGCATAACG GATCTGGTGAAATACAATTTCTTCAAGGAAATTCAGAAGATCACCCCCTCCCTAAGGGGTAGCTTTGCAAGTGAACCAGAAAAGCTTGTGGAGCTCCGGCGGATAGAGCAGGTGGCTGAGCACAACAGGATAGCCCTAAACATTATCAGCCAAGTTGGACCAGGCGATCCATCTCTGAGGGTCTCGTTTGAGTTTACACACCACCCTCACTTTGCAGTGGCAATTGTGAAGCGATCATGA
- the LOC112876522 gene encoding N-alpha-acetyltransferase 35, NatC auxiliary subunit isoform X4 produces the protein MSALEIMDPKMDSGIERSGYNSIEEAIEDGVAPVPLSLDRTVDVQRSIDVMDHLFSCEATWHKGHTLAQTVFTCIYLMRMERTSSHAVLNSFCRTLRATCNGVISVVSTARTHEEEDLFTMSFGLPLRDEQDDKCLSILNSVEETISRQLRACKAQALSKKKTLEDLESLQDKPDLEEDYCRALLCRLRFRKHFYHVVMSMRKPHGRGLELARKHVASCLNELSLMLKSREFLKSQSNIMLQDDENCTTASGCQPVGFDVSLNSRLLSPTPPRAVKVLSWSNAIRYFEKLLHDLDVICALSLDPVLENVLHFIVQFQKSVPDLVPRAFLQTLLVQDGKLYGQNLFSDVISRALSLPDIIGDKEFQMNEFVVQLGQLVINLLKILCTNTAWQRRKLGKSLQDWSTISMQLELALKREFGETRNVLHHENMCMRVSKQLLIWTQEHAYWVASRFLTLGFELDLYSPGEYCMVYWYMYVVFTKLIEKMQLRVLASNETSRIFKCSARRKGKKKKDHSKDSARDMTFSSSCLLLQCYVLLSEGLSMMLAVLRNESRSCQLPSIFNTEQERFMQHFDLLQKARVPEHISYYSFKESSSRAGITDLVKYNFFKEIQKITPSLRGSFASEPEKLVELRRIEQVAEHNRIALNIISQVGPGDPSLRVSFEFTHHPHFAVAIVKRS, from the exons ATGTCGGCATTGGAA ATAATGGATCCAAAAATGGATTCTGGAATAGAGAGAAGTGGATATAACTCCATTGAAGAGGCCATTGAAGATGGTGTTGCCCCAGTCCCTCTTAGCTTGGACAGGACAGTTGATGTTCAACGCTCTATTGATGTCATGGATCATCTTTTCTCATGTGAG GCAACATGGCACAAGGGGCATACTCTGGCTCAGACTGTATTTACATGTATATACCTTATGAGAATGGAGAGAACTTCATCACATGCTGTATTAAATAGCTTTTGCAGGACTTTGCGCGCTACTTGTAATGGCGTCATTTCTGTGGTTTCTACTGCTCGAACTCATGAG GAAGAGGATCTCTTCACTATGTCTTTTGGGCTGCCTTTGAGAGATGAGCAGGATGATAAATGCTTGTCAATTCTAAACTCAGTTGAAGAGACAATATCTCGTCAATTACGTGCATGTAAAGCCCAAGCATTGTCCAAGAAAAAAACTCTAGAAG ATCTTGAATCCCTGCAGGATAAACCTGATCTGGAAGAGGATTACTGCAGAGCTCTGTTATGCAGATTACGTTTTCGTAAG CATTTCTACCATGTTGTTATGAGCATGAGGAAACCTCATGGAAGAGGATTGGAGTTGGCCCGAAAGCATGTTGCTTCATGCTTGAATGAGCTTAGTTTGATGCTCAAGTCTCGGGAGTTTCTCAAGTCCCAGTCCAACATTATGTTACAAGATGATGAAAACTGCACCACAGCATCTGGCTGTCAACCAGTTGGCTTTGATGTTAGCTTAAACAGCAGACTTTTGAGTCCCACACCGCCACGCGCTGTTAAAGTACTTAGCTGGAGCAAT GCAATCAGGTATTTTGAGAAGCTTCTGCATGATCTTGATGTCATTTGTGCTTTGTCGCTCGATCCTGTGCTTGAGAATGTGCTTCACTTTATTGTACAGTTCCAAAAATCTGTACCagatttggttcctagagcatTTCTTCAG ACTTTGTTGGTCCAAGATGGCAAGCTTTATGGGCAAAACTTGTTCTCTGATGTAATTTCAAGGGCGTTATCATTACCCGACATTATAGGCGATAAGGAATTTCAGATGAATGAGTTTGTAGTGCAGCTAGGTCAG TTGGTTATCAACTTGCTCAAAATTCTTTGTACAAACACTGCATGGCAACGGCGCAAGCTTGGGAAGAGTTTGCAGGATTGGAGTACTATTTCCATGCAG TTGGAGCTTGCATTGAAAAGAGAGTTCGGTGAAACTAGAAATGTCTTGCACCATGAG AATATGTGCATGAGAGTATCGAAGCAACTTCTTATTTGGACTCAGGAACATGCGTACTGGGTTGCTTCTCGGTTTCTTACGTTGGGTTTCGAACTTGACCTATATTCTCCAGGCGAATACTGTATGGTGTACTGGTATATGTATGTGGTGTTCACAAAGCTAATAGAAAAGATGCAGTTACGAGTCCTTGCTAGTAACGAAACCT CACGTATTTTCAAATGTTCAGCAcgaagaaaagggaaaaagaagaaggatcaTTCAAAGGACTCGGCACGGGATATGACATTTTCATCTTCTTGTTTATTGCTTCAATGCTATGTTTTGCTGTCAGAAGGACTCTCGATG ATGCTAGCTGTCCTCAGAAACGAAAGTAGGTCATGCCAATTACCAAGTATCTTTAACACTGAACAAGAG AGATTCATGCAGCATTTTGATCTCCTTCAGAAAGCTCGAGTGCCTGAGCACATTTCCTACTATAGCTTTAAGGAATCATCTTCCCGGGCAGGCATAACG GATCTGGTGAAATACAATTTCTTCAAGGAAATTCAGAAGATCACCCCCTCCCTAAGGGGTAGCTTTGCAAGTGAACCAGAAAAGCTTGTGGAGCTCCGGCGGATAGAGCAGGTGGCTGAGCACAACAGGATAGCCCTAAACATTATCAGCCAAGTTGGACCAGGCGATCCATCTCTGAGGGTCTCGTTTGAGTTTACACACCACCCTCACTTTGCAGTGGCAATTGTGAAGCGATCATGA
- the LOC112876522 gene encoding N-alpha-acetyltransferase 35, NatC auxiliary subunit isoform X3 → MVLPQSLLAWTGQLMFNALLMSWIIFSHATWHKGHTLAQTVFTCIYLMRMERTSSHAVLNSFCRTLRATCNGVISVVSTARTHEEEDLFTMSFGLPLRDEQDDKCLSILNSVEETISRQLRACKAQALSKKKTLEDLESLQDKPDLEEDYCRALLCRLRFRKHFYHVVMSMRKPHGRGLELARKHVASCLNELSLMLKSREFLKSQSNIMLQDDENCTTASGCQPVGFDVSLNSRLLSPTPPRAVKVLSWSNAIRYFEKLLHDLDVICALSLDPVLENVLHFIVQFQKSVPDLVPRAFLQTLLVQDGKLYGQNLFSDVISRALSLPDIIGDKEFQMNEFVVQLGQLVINLLKILCTNTAWQRRKLGKSLQDWSTISMQLELALKREFGETRNVLHHENMCMRVSKQLLIWTQEHAYWVASRFLTLGFELDLYSPGEYCMVYWYMYVVFTKLIEKMQLRVLASNETSRIFKCSARRKGKKKKDHSKDSARDMTFSSSCLLLQCYVLLSEGLSMMLAVLRNESRSCQLPSIFNTEQERFMQHFDLLQKARVPEHISYYSFKESSSRAGITDLVKYNFFKEIQKITPSLRGSFASEPEKLVELRRIEQVAEHNRIALNIISQVGPGDPSLRVSFEFTHHPHFAVAIVKRS, encoded by the exons ATGGTGTTGCCCCAGTCCCTCTTAGCTTGGACAGGACAGTTGATGTTCAACGCTCTATTGATGTCATGGATCATCTTTTCTCAT GCAACATGGCACAAGGGGCATACTCTGGCTCAGACTGTATTTACATGTATATACCTTATGAGAATGGAGAGAACTTCATCACATGCTGTATTAAATAGCTTTTGCAGGACTTTGCGCGCTACTTGTAATGGCGTCATTTCTGTGGTTTCTACTGCTCGAACTCATGAG GAAGAGGATCTCTTCACTATGTCTTTTGGGCTGCCTTTGAGAGATGAGCAGGATGATAAATGCTTGTCAATTCTAAACTCAGTTGAAGAGACAATATCTCGTCAATTACGTGCATGTAAAGCCCAAGCATTGTCCAAGAAAAAAACTCTAGAAG ATCTTGAATCCCTGCAGGATAAACCTGATCTGGAAGAGGATTACTGCAGAGCTCTGTTATGCAGATTACGTTTTCGTAAG CATTTCTACCATGTTGTTATGAGCATGAGGAAACCTCATGGAAGAGGATTGGAGTTGGCCCGAAAGCATGTTGCTTCATGCTTGAATGAGCTTAGTTTGATGCTCAAGTCTCGGGAGTTTCTCAAGTCCCAGTCCAACATTATGTTACAAGATGATGAAAACTGCACCACAGCATCTGGCTGTCAACCAGTTGGCTTTGATGTTAGCTTAAACAGCAGACTTTTGAGTCCCACACCGCCACGCGCTGTTAAAGTACTTAGCTGGAGCAAT GCAATCAGGTATTTTGAGAAGCTTCTGCATGATCTTGATGTCATTTGTGCTTTGTCGCTCGATCCTGTGCTTGAGAATGTGCTTCACTTTATTGTACAGTTCCAAAAATCTGTACCagatttggttcctagagcatTTCTTCAG ACTTTGTTGGTCCAAGATGGCAAGCTTTATGGGCAAAACTTGTTCTCTGATGTAATTTCAAGGGCGTTATCATTACCCGACATTATAGGCGATAAGGAATTTCAGATGAATGAGTTTGTAGTGCAGCTAGGTCAG TTGGTTATCAACTTGCTCAAAATTCTTTGTACAAACACTGCATGGCAACGGCGCAAGCTTGGGAAGAGTTTGCAGGATTGGAGTACTATTTCCATGCAG TTGGAGCTTGCATTGAAAAGAGAGTTCGGTGAAACTAGAAATGTCTTGCACCATGAG AATATGTGCATGAGAGTATCGAAGCAACTTCTTATTTGGACTCAGGAACATGCGTACTGGGTTGCTTCTCGGTTTCTTACGTTGGGTTTCGAACTTGACCTATATTCTCCAGGCGAATACTGTATGGTGTACTGGTATATGTATGTGGTGTTCACAAAGCTAATAGAAAAGATGCAGTTACGAGTCCTTGCTAGTAACGAAACCT CACGTATTTTCAAATGTTCAGCAcgaagaaaagggaaaaagaagaaggatcaTTCAAAGGACTCGGCACGGGATATGACATTTTCATCTTCTTGTTTATTGCTTCAATGCTATGTTTTGCTGTCAGAAGGACTCTCGATG ATGCTAGCTGTCCTCAGAAACGAAAGTAGGTCATGCCAATTACCAAGTATCTTTAACACTGAACAAGAG AGATTCATGCAGCATTTTGATCTCCTTCAGAAAGCTCGAGTGCCTGAGCACATTTCCTACTATAGCTTTAAGGAATCATCTTCCCGGGCAGGCATAACG GATCTGGTGAAATACAATTTCTTCAAGGAAATTCAGAAGATCACCCCCTCCCTAAGGGGTAGCTTTGCAAGTGAACCAGAAAAGCTTGTGGAGCTCCGGCGGATAGAGCAGGTGGCTGAGCACAACAGGATAGCCCTAAACATTATCAGCCAAGTTGGACCAGGCGATCCATCTCTGAGGGTCTCGTTTGAGTTTACACACCACCCTCACTTTGCAGTGGCAATTGTGAAGCGATCATGA
- the LOC112899115 gene encoding uncharacterized protein LOC112899115, whose product MGMEKKSVSLLLNPRATAAPASNTTPRLSWRPTRPPSRGGDSRGVRPSAGRRSALLSPSPHPLPAASPPPAPPSSLGLALDWSVGAVAPPSSLGLAPGWSGAAAPKPADLIWSGGGGRSQEVKTTMRFFRSTRMNFLLRFRNMRILLLWYSGQSFKANEDRGKKYQPCGKAGLWLGTESFSDAKTCPFHCSYTLPILDVVQYFFV is encoded by the exons ATGGGGATGG aaaaaaaatccgtCTCGCTTCTCCTCAATCCCCGAGCaaccgccgcccccgcctcaAACACTACCCCCCGCCTCTCATGGCGACCTACGCGCCCGCCGTCCCGCGGCGGCGACTCGCGTGGGGTCCGTCCGTCCGCAGGCAGGCGTTCCGCGCTCCTCAGCCCCAGCCCCCATCCACTCCCAGCCGCAAGCCCGCCACCCGCGCCTCCTTCATCCCTCGGCCTAGCGCTGGACTGGAGCGTCGGCGCCGTCGCGCCTCCTTCCTCCCTCGGCCTGGCGCCGGGCTggagcggcgccgccgcccccaagCCGGCGGATCTGATctggagtggcggcggcggcaggagccaGGAGGTCAAGACGACGATGCGGTTTTTCCGATCTACGAGGATGAATTTTTTGTTGCGATTCCG GAACATGCGAATTCTTCTACTCTGGTATTCTGGACAAAGTTTCAAGGCGAATGAG GACCGGGGGAAAAAGTATCAGCCATGCGGAAAGGCTGGCTTGTGGTTGGGCACTGAGTCGTTCTCTGATGCAAAAACGTGTCCATTTCACTGTAGCTATACTCTACCAATCTTGGACGTAGTGCAATATTTTTTTGTATAA